Sequence from the Fusobacterium periodonticum 1_1_41FAA genome:
AATTAAAGGAATAATTTCATTTTCATTATCACTTGCCATTGCTTCTAATATGTCAAGTTCATTCACTGCAACAAGACCTTTATTAAGAGCCATAGCTAGACCCTTAGCTATTCCTAAAGCTATTCTAACTCCTGTAAATGAACCAGGCCCTATTGCAACTGCAATTTTATCTATATCTTTAATATTCAAATCTGAAATCTTAAATAGATTATCCACTATTGGCATAACTATGTTTGAATGATTTTTTTTCACTGATAAACTTGTCTCAGCTATGACACCTGCTTCACTATCATATATAGAACAAGTACAAATCTTTGTAGATGTATCAATTCCCAAAAGCAACATTGAATTTTTCCTCCTTCTCCTTGTTTCCTACATAGCTGATATCAACTATTCTTTCATCTTCTTTTTCTGCATATTTGAATTCAATTCTTATATATTCTTTAGGTAAATCTTCTGATATTATATTAGCCCATTCAATTAGAGCAACTCCTCCATTATTGATATAATCTTCATAACCTATCTCATATATTTCTTCCGAACTACATAATCTATAGACATCAAAGTGATATAGAGGTAATCTTCCTGATAGATATTCAAGTACATAGTTAAATGTTGGACTTTTTAGATTTTCTTTTACTCCAAATTCTTTAGCAAAAGTTTTTGTGAATGTAGTTTTACCAGTACCTAAGTCACCTATTAAAGCAATAGCTGTATTTTCTTCAACATAGTTAGCCAGTTTTTTTGCCAATTCATCTATCTGACTAAAAGTCAAAACTTTTTCCATTTCTCTCACCTTTTATTTCTTATTAATTTTTTCTATTATGTTTGTTGTAGACTTCCCTTCAACAAAGTTTAAAATAATAACTTCTCCACCATAACTTTCAACAATTTTTGTTTCAGGTAAATCTTCTTTTTTGTAATCTCCACCTTTTACATGAATAGAAGGCTTTAAACAAGCTATTAATTCTTCAGGAGTATCTTCTTCAAAAATAACAGTATAGTCAACTGATTTTAAAGCATCAAGTACAAAAGCTCTATCATATTCAGAATTGATAGGTCTTGTTTCTCCTTTTAATCTCTTTACAGAAGCATCCGAATTTACTCCGACAATAAGTATATCTCCTTGTCTTTTAGCTTCAGTTAAATATGTCACATGGCCTACATGAAGGATATCAAAACATCCATTAGTAAATACAACTTTTTTTCCGTTTTTTTTAGCTTCTTCTACAAGTTCTGTAGCTAATTTTCTATTTATATTCATAGAAACCAACCTTTCCTTCTTTTTTCAATGTATTTATAAAATCACAAATTATTTCTGCTGTCATCCCCCAAATTGGCTCTTCCTCAAACATATAAATATATACATATCTATTAGGAATTCTCCAATCATTTTCATATCTTTTAGGGAAATTATATTTTTTAATATCAAACTTTGCCTTATTACAAATTTCAACTTCCCCTTTAATTGCTTCAGTTTCCATAAAAAATTCTATAGGTACTGCTAGCAACTTTTCAACTTCATCTCTATTATAATTGATTTCATCTAAATTTTCTATATTTAATTTACATATATAGCACTCAATTAAGACTCCAAGAGGTGCAACTAAAAGCCCA
This genomic interval carries:
- the tsaB gene encoding tRNA (adenosine(37)-N6)-threonylcarbamoyltransferase complex dimerization subunit type 1 TsaB, with product MLLLGIDTSTKICTCSIYDSEAGVIAETSLSVKKNHSNIVMPIVDNLFKISDLNIKDIDKIAVAIGPGSFTGVRIALGIAKGLAMALNKGLVAVNELDILEAMASDNENEIIPLIDARKERVYYKYQGKCQDDYLINLLSSLDKNKKYVFVGDGAINYADILKENLGENAIIVPRYNSFPRASVLCELSLNREDANIYTVEPEYISKSRAEKNF
- the tsaE gene encoding tRNA (adenosine(37)-N6)-threonylcarbamoyltransferase complex ATPase subunit type 1 TsaE translates to MEKVLTFSQIDELAKKLANYVEENTAIALIGDLGTGKTTFTKTFAKEFGVKENLKSPTFNYVLEYLSGRLPLYHFDVYRLCSSEEIYEIGYEDYINNGGVALIEWANIISEDLPKEYIRIEFKYAEKEDERIVDISYVGNKEKEEKFNVAFGN
- the rfaE2 gene encoding D-glycero-beta-D-manno-heptose 1-phosphate adenylyltransferase; its protein translation is MNINRKLATELVEEAKKNGKKVVFTNGCFDILHVGHVTYLTEAKRQGDILIVGVNSDASVKRLKGETRPINSEYDRAFVLDALKSVDYTVIFEEDTPEELIACLKPSIHVKGGDYKKEDLPETKIVESYGGEVIILNFVEGKSTTNIIEKINKK
- a CDS encoding NUDIX hydrolase codes for the protein MNKNRILLRERYFESAVMFCIANIGGKDCFILEKRAKNIRQAGEISFPGGKKDKTDKTFKETAIRETMEELQIKRNKISNVSKFGLLVAPLGVLIECYICKLNIENLDEINYNRDEVEKLLAVPIEFFMETEAIKGEVEICNKAKFDIKKYNFPKRYENDWRIPNRYVYIYMFEEEPIWGMTAEIICDFINTLKKEGKVGFYEYK